The Leptospira selangorensis sequence TTTCCTTTTTGATCTTAGTGATTTGTTCTGGTTCTGGGTTTTTGAAATATTTATATTCTCCGGAACCAAAACGATATTTTTCCATCACCACAGTTTTACGAAATAGATCTGATTGATCGTAGGAAGAGATCCATTCCGAACAACTTGCCTCATCTAATACTTTCTTTTGAAGGACGGCACCAGAAGAATTCAAGTTTTCTAATAGACTATGCCAATTTAATTTTAAAAAGTCCGGGTTCACAGATCATTCCTGTTTACCAGATCCGTCTTGGCAGCTTCCCAGCCGATCATCGCAACTTTACGAGAATCTCCCCAATGGTATTCTCCAAACTCTCCGGAAGAACGGATGATTCTATGACAAGGGATTAGAAATGCTACAGGATTATTACCAATCGCAGTTCCTATGGCTCTAGTTGCCTTAGGATTTCCCATTTGTTCTCCTATCTGCCCGTAGGTGGAAAGTTTCCCCATCGGGACTTTTAAAAGAGTTTCCCATACTTTGAGTTGGAAGTCGGTTCCCTTAAGATGCAACTTTATCTTACCCAGCTGGCTCCAATCATGAGTGAATATGAACAATGCATTCTGTTGGATCATATCTACGGTCTGATTATATGTTGCGTTCGGAAAGATGGATTTTAATTCTTGGAATACCTTCTTCTCATTTTCGGAAAATGAAATATAACAAATTCCTTTTGGTGTAGAAGCCACAAGTAATCTTCCAAAAGGGCTCTCGGCATAACTATAATTAATCGAAAGATCCTTTCCTCCGTTCTTGTACTCACCCGGAGTCATTCCTTCTATATTCACAAATAGATCATGCAATCTACCTGTCCCGGAAAGTCCCGAATCCAGAGCTGTATCAAGCAAGGAGGAGCCATTTTCTTTTAATAAACCTTTTGCATATTCCAAGGTGGTGTATTGTAAGAACTTCTTTGGACTTACTCCTGCCCAGTCCGTAAACATTCTCTGGAAATGATGAGGGCTAAGTTTGAGTTTGCCGGCTACATCTTCCAAGTTTGGTTGTGTTTTGAAATTTTTACGAAGATAGAAGATCGCGTCTGCAATCCTTTCGAAATCTGTGTTTTGTTGTCCTTTCATGGTCTTGGAGTATAGGTAAGAAAGAGTAAACTCGAAACCCGATACTTGCTATTTGTAATAAAATTATACAAATAATAAAATTTTCCTAAAAGTTTTTTTATCTTTTAGAAAAATCAATTTGTATTGAGGGAGAGATCCGGGCCGAAACCCGGACTTAAAAGAGTGGAAAGTTATTGAATGGCGCCTGTTATACCGGTAGGTGCTTGTAGATATTTTAAAGCACCATAAGCATCTACTGAAGTTCCATATTTGGTCTTGGCACTAATGGAAGAAGTTGTTTTACCTCCATTTCCAATCGCCTCTATTACATCTTGAGAATTTAGAGTTGGATTATAGGAACGGACAAGCGCTGCCACTCCAGCCACATGAGGCGTCGCCATTGATGTACCATCTATCACTTTATATTGGGTGAGATTGTCTTTATCCAAAGTGGTCAACTCGAATAAAACAACTCCAACCCCAGCCTTAGATATAGTCGAGTCCGAATAAAAATAAAAGGCAAACGTACAAGCTGTGGCTGAACCTGTGCAAAGTGGTAAAGAATATTCTACGGACCCTAAAGCACCGTTCATTTCTCCAGAATATACTCCTAATCCATAAGGGGATTGGCTAGGATGGGGTACTAAATTATCCCCACGATAGGAAGTATAAACTTTATCGTATGATTCGGTGTCCAGATAAATTAACGCGCTAACTTTTGTGAGATCGGTTCCGCTTGCAAGTGAAAACGTTTTATAGGCATAACTAGTAGTATTTGCAGCATAACCACTCGTAGATGTTCCTGCCATCACAGTTGCACAATCGTTAGGGAGAAGTAACATACTGTAGCTACTACCGCCTATTGTACAATTATTTGCCGCCCAGCTTGTGCCAGAGCTTAAATAAATTGTCCATGTGGAAAAATCGGTTAATTCATATCCTTCTAATCCTGTCCAAGAACTTCTGATATTTGTTCCGGGAGCTCCCACATCTACGGAACGATTTGTGGAGGTTGCATTTGAATCATAATTAGAAAAGTTAGCGACTAGATACGCTTGGTCCAATGCTCCTACGCATAAAAGATTCGTGTGAGTGAATTCACATGGGTAGGATTGTTGATAAAGAGAAGTACTCGAGCCTTGCAAATCTGCGCCATCATTACCTGCAGCTACTATAAATAAAGCCTCATAAGGGCTTCCTGAGGCGGCGGAGGTAATTGCATTTGCAAATGAACTATCGTAAGTATTTCCGCCGAGACTCAAGTTAATTACCTTAGCTCCGTTACGTAATGCAAAATTGATCCCTTTTACGATGTCAGCTGTGGTTCCGGAACCGAATTCATCTAAAACTCTAACCGCCATTATTTTGGCGTTCCAACAGACTCCTGAGGATCCAAGATTATTATCTCCTTTCGCAGCGATTGTTCCTGCCACATGAGTTCCATGCCCGTCCAAGTCCATAGGATCTGAATCTATATCTGCATAATCATAACCATTCGAACATGCTCCGAGGGAAACTCCAGTATCACTCACACAACTTGCGCTAGACCACATATTTGAAGAAAGATCCTCATGATTGTAGTTCACCCCGGAATCAATAACGGCAACTACTGTGGTAGTACAATCCGTTTGTAGATCCCATGCGTTTTGCATATTCATGTCGTTGCCACTTGTCCCAGGGTTAGAAGTGGAATAAGAAGGAGAAAAAATTGTCTGTCCGGAATTTTTCAGACCCCAAAGTTGATTGAACCCTGGATCATTCGGTGTTTTCACAGTTTTATGATACACATAATTAGGCTGAGCAAATTCCACTCCAGGTTGGTTATTATATTCTTGGATAGCTTCTTCTATGGAAGAACCTTCTCTTACGGAAATTCTACTAAGTCCGTTTGAATGAACGGATTCTAGAAGGGAACCTCCTAGCTTATTTGCTGCAAAGGTTTTGACGGATTCTCCGGTATTTCCTTTGAATTTTACTAGGATCTCTCCTTGCACGAATTTTTGATTCTTTGCGAATCTGCGTTTTTTGAGACCTTCTGAGCTTGAATCAGTTTGGGCTAAGGATTCGAACTGCCTTTTGATCTTTTGTAGGAAGTTTTGGTCTGAACCTTTTGCAGTTAGACCTCCTACGAATAAGAGTGTAAGTATAAATATTAAGATTTGGATCTTCATATTTTTTTTGAAGAATTGGATTAATTTTTTCATATTATGGACCAGTAATATTGATAGAGAATTGAGAAGAAAAAGCGGAACCTGTATTTAAAGTCGAGTAAGACTTTAACTTAACGTAATATGTTCCGGTAGAGGTGAAGGTTATTAATTTGCTATTTGGAGCGTAAGAACCGCTTGTCCAAGGAACATTTGTGCAAGTTACTCCGGAGTCTCCTTCTGCCGTAAAGGTTGACCCTTTTTTATAACAGACTTTAAAACCTCCGCCGGATTTATTAACATCCTTTTCTTTTGCATTGTTCCATTGTATTAAAACATCCTTACTACCACCGACTCCGCTAAGATCAATGGCAGAAGAAGATGCAGAACCCAAATCTCCATTGGAAGATGCGAGAGTCACTTTTGCCGTTTTACTTCCGTTGCTAGATGGACTAAATTTAATCGTAAACGTAGTGGAAGAATTTGGCGAAAGAGTCAAGAGTGGAGGTTGAGTCACTGAAAACTCGCTCTGATTTGTGCCGCTTAAAGTAACCGGGGTGCTAGGCAGAGTCAAGTTGGCTGTCCCTGAATTTAAGATTGTAACAGAGATCGAACTGGAGCTGGCTCCAGGGAGAATACTTCCGAAACTAAAAGTATGCCCTGTTCCGGTTGTTGCATCTTCTGTAATACTACTATTATTTACGTAAGATACTTTTATATTAGGGACCGGACCAGAAGTGCCTGTGCCGTTTAATGCTATTTGGAAAGGAGAAGAACTATCATTACTTTGGATATTAAAACTTGCGGAATATGAGGCAGAAGAAGTCGGCGCAAAAGTGATCGAGATAGTTCTACTTCCTCCCGAAACGATTGTGCTACTTCCGGATAAAGCACTTAGGCTAAACTTAGAACTATCTGTTCCGGTTATGCTTGTGTTCGAAATAGTAAGATCTTGGTCGCCTATATTATAGATTGTTAATTGATTTGTCTGAGTGGTTCCGGAACTGGTCGCGAAGTTCAGATTAGAAACGCCGGAAGTTAGGGAATTATCACCATAACTTAAGTTGATATCCGGGCCAGGTAGAGGAGTTGCGGTAACTTCGATATTTAGAAGGAAATTTGAACTCAAGGGATCGTCCGAAACAATCTTTAAAGTCGCCTTTTTTACACCGAGGGTCTTAGGCGAAAAGGTAAGGGTGAATGTTTGGGTCGCGCTAGCGCTTAAAACGTTTGAGGTTGGCTGAGTTAGGCTGAATTGGTCCGAATGACTTCCGCCTAAAATAACGTAGTTTGGAGCACCACTGAGCGTTATACTTTCTGAGCTTGTATTCGTAATTACCATTGTATATTGATTTACGCTGCTAGCATATAAACTACCCAACTTTAAAGTTCTGCCTGTCGGCAATCCAGCGTAACCTTGTCTTCCTACCTTTAGGGAAGAGTTTGTTACAGTTGGAGGAGTTGATCCTCCACCAAGGAAGAACTTAAGTCCACCGCCTCCTCCCCCGTCGCATGTCACAAGCGTTAGGAGAAAAAGAACAAATAAGAAACAGAATCGAATATTTTGCAAATTGGGGAGTTTTATTGTCATAAAAATAAAATAGAATTCCAGAGAATTTCATACTTGATAGAGCGCGAATCTTTTCCGCGGTAATAAGGCAAAAAAACAGGATCCGCTGTACCTAATTTGAGATATTTCACTTAAAGAATTACGTTATGTGCCCTAAGGGATAATTGATTTAAAGTTACCGTCTCATTTTTACTTTTCCGCAAATTTGCAAATGGCTTGACGATTCTTGAATTCAGGTCCATTTTTAGAAAAATGTCACAATATGTGACATTTTAAAAAGAGGGGATGTGGGAACAAGGGAGCAAACCAGAGAACTTGTATTAGAAGCCGCAGAATCGCTGTTTTTAGCCAAAGGACTCCTGGATGTTTCTATGGAGGAGATTGCCGCCAAAGCAACTTGCACCAGGCGAAATCTGTACCGTTATTTTGATACAAAAGAAGCACTCAGTATCGCGGTTCTTCGTAAACTTCTTTCTCCTTGGAATGATTTTCAGCTCCAAACATTTGAAAAGCTGAGAAGTTCCAATCTTTCCGGTAAGGAAGAGCTTGTTTCCTTTCTCAAAACTCTAGCTAAATATTTAGAAACTCATAAACCTTTACTACGTTTTACTGCAGAGTTCGACTTTGTATTCAGAGAGCGTGGTTCTTTTCAATTGGATGCTTCTTCGGAAGAGTCACTATTCGCAGAGTTCCTATTCACCGAAAAACTTATCATACAAATTTTAGAAAAGGGGGAAGGGGATAGAAGTCTTAGTATCCCTTCTTCCTTAGCAATACTAGTTCCTACAATTACAACAGTTCTTTGGAGCCTTGGGCAGAGAGTCGCTCTTAGAGAAACTTTGATCCCAAGAGAATTCGGCGTGAATGGTATGGAGCTTGTACAAACACAAATTGATCTATTGGTGCTTGCGTTAGAAATGAAAGAAGGCCTCGGAGAAAAGAAGGAGAATTAACATGTCTAAAAGTTTCGAACTTCCTAAAGATTTTTTATTGGGTTCTGCGACAGCAGCAACTCAGATAGAAGGTGGAGATATATATAATAATTGGTATGCTTGGTCTCTGATCGGAAAAGTAGGAAATGGAGAATCTTCCATCACTGGAGCGGATCATTATCGTAGATATGTAGAAGATATAGAACTTCTTTCTCAACTCCACCAAGAATGTTATCGGATGAGCATCGAATGGAGTCGTATAGAACCTAAACAAGGAGAATGGTCCGCGGAAGGAGTGGAACATTATCGGGACGAGTTCCAAAGACTTATCAAAGCAGGCATTAAACCACTTGTAACTCTTCATCATTTCTCTTGTCCTCAATGGTTCCAAGAAAAAGGAGGATGGCTTTCCAAGGATGCAGTAGAGGACTTCATGAGATTTGTGGACTTCTCCATTAAAAATTTCGGGGATCTCGTTTCAGAATGGTGTACTATCAATGAGCCGAATGTATTCGCAAATGATAGTTATATGGATGGAAAATATCCTCCAGGAAGTCACGGTGATATTGCGGCTTACATGAAGGTTACTAAAAATCTAATCTTAGTACATTTGAAATCATATAAGCTGATCCATAAAATCCGGAAGGAACTCGGATTTGTGGGAGAAACTAAAGTTGGTTTTGCACATCATCTTGCTATATTCGAACCTTTTAATTCTCATCCACTCGCCAAATTAGGATGTTTTTTAAGCGATTATCTATTTCACGAAATCCATATGAAAGGTTTTGTAGAAGGTAAACTTTGT is a genomic window containing:
- a CDS encoding bifunctional helix-turn-helix domain-containing protein/methylated-DNA--[protein]-cysteine S-methyltransferase; translated protein: MKGQQNTDFERIADAIFYLRKNFKTQPNLEDVAGKLKLSPHHFQRMFTDWAGVSPKKFLQYTTLEYAKGLLKENGSSLLDTALDSGLSGTGRLHDLFVNIEGMTPGEYKNGGKDLSINYSYAESPFGRLLVASTPKGICYISFSENEKKVFQELKSIFPNATYNQTVDMIQQNALFIFTHDWSQLGKIKLHLKGTDFQLKVWETLLKVPMGKLSTYGQIGEQMGNPKATRAIGTAIGNNPVAFLIPCHRIIRSSGEFGEYHWGDSRKVAMIGWEAAKTDLVNRNDL
- a CDS encoding S8 family serine peptidase, producing MKKLIQFFKKNMKIQILIFILTLLFVGGLTAKGSDQNFLQKIKRQFESLAQTDSSSEGLKKRRFAKNQKFVQGEILVKFKGNTGESVKTFAANKLGGSLLESVHSNGLSRISVREGSSIEEAIQEYNNQPGVEFAQPNYVYHKTVKTPNDPGFNQLWGLKNSGQTIFSPSYSTSNPGTSGNDMNMQNAWDLQTDCTTTVVAVIDSGVNYNHEDLSSNMWSSASCVSDTGVSLGACSNGYDYADIDSDPMDLDGHGTHVAGTIAAKGDNNLGSSGVCWNAKIMAVRVLDEFGSGTTADIVKGINFALRNGAKVINLSLGGNTYDSSFANAITSAASGSPYEALFIVAAGNDGADLQGSSTSLYQQSYPCEFTHTNLLCVGALDQAYLVANFSNYDSNATSTNRSVDVGAPGTNIRSSWTGLEGYELTDFSTWTIYLSSGTSWAANNCTIGGSSYSMLLLPNDCATVMAGTSTSGYAANTTSYAYKTFSLASGTDLTKVSALIYLDTESYDKVYTSYRGDNLVPHPSQSPYGLGVYSGEMNGALGSVEYSLPLCTGSATACTFAFYFYSDSTISKAGVGVVLFELTTLDKDNLTQYKVIDGTSMATPHVAGVAALVRSYNPTLNSQDVIEAIGNGGKTTSSISAKTKYGTSVDAYGALKYLQAPTGITGAIQ
- a CDS encoding choice-of-anchor D domain-containing protein; this encodes MTIKLPNLQNIRFCFLFVLFLLTLVTCDGGGGGGLKFFLGGGSTPPTVTNSSLKVGRQGYAGLPTGRTLKLGSLYASSVNQYTMVITNTSSESITLSGAPNYVILGGSHSDQFSLTQPTSNVLSASATQTFTLTFSPKTLGVKKATLKIVSDDPLSSNFLLNIEVTATPLPGPDINLSYGDNSLTSGVSNLNFATSSGTTQTNQLTIYNIGDQDLTISNTSITGTDSSKFSLSALSGSSTIVSGGSRTISITFAPTSSASYSASFNIQSNDSSSPFQIALNGTGTSGPVPNIKVSYVNNSSITEDATTGTGHTFSFGSILPGASSSSISVTILNSGTANLTLPSTPVTLSGTNQSEFSVTQPPLLTLSPNSSTTFTIKFSPSSNGSKTAKVTLASSNGDLGSASSSAIDLSGVGGSKDVLIQWNNAKEKDVNKSGGGFKVCYKKGSTFTAEGDSGVTCTNVPWTSGSYAPNSKLITFTSTGTYYVKLKSYSTLNTGSAFSSQFSINITGP
- a CDS encoding TetR/AcrR family transcriptional regulator, which encodes MGTREQTRELVLEAAESLFLAKGLLDVSMEEIAAKATCTRRNLYRYFDTKEALSIAVLRKLLSPWNDFQLQTFEKLRSSNLSGKEELVSFLKTLAKYLETHKPLLRFTAEFDFVFRERGSFQLDASSEESLFAEFLFTEKLIIQILEKGEGDRSLSIPSSLAILVPTITTVLWSLGQRVALRETLIPREFGVNGMELVQTQIDLLVLALEMKEGLGEKKEN
- a CDS encoding glycoside hydrolase family 1 protein produces the protein MSKSFELPKDFLLGSATAATQIEGGDIYNNWYAWSLIGKVGNGESSITGADHYRRYVEDIELLSQLHQECYRMSIEWSRIEPKQGEWSAEGVEHYRDEFQRLIKAGIKPLVTLHHFSCPQWFQEKGGWLSKDAVEDFMRFVDFSIKNFGDLVSEWCTINEPNVFANDSYMDGKYPPGSHGDIAAYMKVTKNLILVHLKSYKLIHKIRKELGFVGETKVGFAHHLAIFEPFNSHPLAKLGCFLSDYLFHEIHMKGFVEGKLCFPVGFGYPEGKGIFCDFIGINYYSRHLFKASYNPGNLFATPLVDPSISQSEKNDLGWEIYPEGIHKVCHRAWDKYKLPIYITENGIPDEKDEKREKYIVDHLYQIKLLLDEGVKVERYYHWSFLDNLEWNDGYGPRFGLVEVDYTTMKRKPRMSALRYAEICRTKRIENRSI